Proteins from a single region of Hydrogenobacter hydrogenophilus:
- a CDS encoding gamma carbonic anhydrase family protein yields the protein MALVKPYGGIHPRIHPTVYLSENAVVIGDVEIGEDSSVWYGTVIRGDVHYIRIGKRTNIQDNCVVHVTRERYPTIIGDDVTVGHRVVLHGCVLKNRILVGMGAIVMDGVEVEDYVIIGAGALLTPGKKIPSGVLVAGLPAKIVRDLKPEEIKLIEESSRNYVAYKNSYLETHTQKQ from the coding sequence GTGGCTCTCGTAAAGCCATACGGGGGTATACATCCACGCATACACCCCACCGTCTATCTTTCGGAGAACGCAGTTGTGATAGGGGATGTGGAAATAGGCGAGGACTCCTCTGTATGGTACGGTACTGTCATAAGAGGTGATGTCCATTACATAAGAATAGGCAAAAGGACTAACATTCAGGACAACTGCGTAGTGCATGTGACTCGTGAAAGATATCCTACCATTATAGGTGATGATGTCACCGTAGGACATAGGGTAGTTTTGCACGGATGCGTACTCAAAAACCGTATTCTCGTAGGGATGGGAGCTATAGTTATGGATGGCGTAGAAGTAGAGGATTATGTGATCATAGGAGCTGGTGCTCTTCTGACGCCGGGTAAAAAGATACCATCAGGTGTGCTAGTAGCAGGGCTTCCTGCCAAGATAGTCAGAGACCTAAAGCCAGAGGAGATAAAGCTCATAGAGGAGTCATCAAGAAACTATGTAGCTTATAAAAACTCATACTTAGAAACTCATACTCAGAAGCAATGA
- a CDS encoding tetratricopeptide repeat protein, with product MWKLIRLFSLLLCGLFLVSADIKKEFDVSVQLIGKSTEEKPKLLPPETLQIQEDKSINLSYRLLEPPDKLEQTQIKPLKEEGGISCGEPKDRTSYRLGVDYYLEGKYGPAKEELSKVVAMPSPFKPMAEYVLGVIYAKEGKEDKALELFSDSCKYSHMYQKASCESYYALSFKLTGRVPQNKDPMWEAVANIKSGIISKPSCTDAVFKEYCQYVLEFYEGKEGNKYTDSLRLRKAIVLYQKGKTLQAEEIFKEYSTPAKPYRDIALYYLGVISAERGDNKGALSYASILETINPPLSENLYGIVSSKNVLLSRLTYSITGDKRFLDRAGIIAYNSGDYRLAVYNFLESGNVLYAVYSYIKLGEYAKAYELLRQKNRKSKEEYQWYLESAYWSDKSLEPILDEIRDRYPDLYREYTGWFYFKKGDWDKAVIYLDDPYYKALAYFNMKDYNQVLQLLQNRNSLKERLLKAKSALFLGDTKLARSFLTEKGDEELYLIGLSYFLEGNYQASIHYFNSISQNSPLKPKALLKLGDALYNEGKLDLAKEYYYQVLSNYPNSEYAKYATLALIGMGGKEIGDKQMETLLENYLKNYPNSPMSDELRYQLAKTYIKSGQEEKAKAILIELMNSPLKYKAILELAHLERDPGKKAVLLYKVYKEGNAQERKQARDELIEFYTQVGDKKSIADLLAEGEDEDKVKAIGIYMSLGDDQDAQRLAKALMQKRYRTQEFETYLLELYKTSQDRSYLDYLKLSKDPQIRPQALYLSALDYLKENEKRKALEDLVDITVNHKDSPLYNKAVIEGAKVLIELNAKRDASCFLEKANLETASKEELSVINSLRRELPKCEVR from the coding sequence ATGTGGAAGCTCATAAGGCTATTTAGCCTTCTTTTGTGCGGACTTTTCCTTGTGTCAGCAGATATAAAAAAAGAGTTTGATGTGAGCGTTCAGCTAATAGGCAAGTCTACAGAAGAAAAACCCAAACTCTTACCTCCGGAAACTTTACAAATTCAAGAAGATAAATCTATAAACCTGAGCTATAGGCTTTTAGAACCCCCAGATAAGTTGGAACAAACCCAGATAAAACCGCTAAAAGAAGAAGGTGGCATAAGCTGTGGAGAGCCCAAAGATCGCACATCTTACAGATTGGGTGTGGACTACTACTTAGAGGGTAAATACGGACCTGCAAAAGAAGAACTCTCTAAGGTGGTGGCTATGCCATCGCCCTTTAAACCTATGGCAGAGTATGTCCTTGGTGTTATTTACGCTAAAGAAGGAAAAGAAGATAAAGCCTTAGAACTCTTTAGTGATTCTTGTAAGTACTCGCACATGTACCAAAAGGCAAGCTGTGAGTCATACTACGCCCTTAGCTTTAAACTCACTGGCAGGGTACCTCAGAACAAAGACCCCATGTGGGAAGCGGTAGCTAACATAAAGTCTGGCATTATATCAAAGCCCTCTTGCACGGATGCGGTTTTTAAAGAGTACTGCCAGTATGTGCTTGAGTTCTACGAAGGGAAAGAAGGAAACAAATACACGGACAGCCTAAGGCTAAGAAAAGCCATAGTGCTCTATCAGAAAGGTAAAACTCTACAAGCAGAAGAAATATTTAAAGAGTACTCAACACCGGCAAAACCTTACAGAGACATAGCCCTTTATTATCTTGGCGTTATTTCTGCAGAAAGGGGAGATAACAAAGGCGCTTTATCTTATGCAAGCATACTGGAAACTATAAATCCACCCCTTTCGGAAAACCTCTACGGCATAGTGTCTTCAAAGAATGTGCTACTCTCCAGATTGACTTATTCCATTACAGGTGATAAACGCTTTCTTGACAGGGCAGGCATTATAGCCTACAACTCAGGAGATTACAGGCTTGCAGTTTATAACTTTTTAGAATCAGGGAATGTACTTTACGCAGTATACTCCTACATAAAACTTGGAGAATACGCAAAAGCTTACGAACTCCTAAGACAAAAAAATAGAAAAAGCAAGGAAGAGTACCAGTGGTACTTGGAAAGTGCATATTGGTCTGATAAAAGCTTGGAACCCATTTTAGATGAGATAAGGGACAGATATCCAGACCTTTACAGGGAATACACGGGCTGGTTTTACTTCAAAAAAGGCGATTGGGACAAGGCGGTAATCTACCTTGATGACCCTTACTATAAGGCTTTGGCTTACTTTAACATGAAAGACTACAATCAAGTACTGCAATTACTCCAAAACAGAAATTCACTAAAAGAGAGGCTACTTAAAGCAAAGTCTGCGCTATTCTTGGGAGATACCAAGTTGGCAAGGAGCTTTTTAACAGAAAAAGGCGACGAAGAACTTTACCTCATAGGACTATCGTACTTCTTAGAAGGTAATTACCAAGCATCTATTCACTACTTTAATTCCATATCCCAAAACAGTCCGCTCAAACCAAAGGCTCTTTTAAAACTCGGAGATGCCCTTTATAACGAAGGAAAGCTTGATCTTGCAAAGGAGTACTACTACCAAGTTCTGAGCAATTATCCCAATTCTGAGTATGCCAAGTACGCCACACTTGCTCTTATAGGTATGGGTGGTAAGGAGATTGGGGACAAACAGATGGAAACATTGCTGGAAAACTACCTTAAAAATTACCCTAATTCTCCCATGTCTGATGAGCTCAGATACCAGCTTGCCAAAACATACATAAAGAGCGGTCAGGAAGAAAAGGCAAAGGCTATACTTATTGAGCTTATGAACAGTCCACTCAAATATAAGGCTATACTTGAGCTGGCACATTTGGAAAGAGACCCAGGGAAAAAAGCCGTGCTTCTTTACAAAGTCTACAAGGAAGGTAATGCTCAAGAGAGAAAACAAGCCCGCGATGAGCTTATAGAGTTTTATACGCAAGTAGGAGACAAAAAGAGCATTGCGGACCTCCTTGCAGAAGGTGAAGATGAGGATAAAGTCAAGGCAATAGGTATATACATGTCCTTAGGGGATGATCAAGATGCTCAAAGGTTGGCAAAGGCTCTTATGCAAAAGAGATACAGAACTCAGGAGTTTGAAACCTATCTTTTAGAGCTTTATAAGACATCCCAAGACAGAAGTTATCTGGATTATCTTAAGCTTAGCAAAGACCCACAAATAAGACCTCAGGCTCTTTATCTGTCCGCTCTTGATTACCTGAAAGAAAACGAAAAAAGGAAAGCCTTAGAAGACTTAGTGGACATAACGGTAAATCATAAAGATTCGCCTCTTTATAACAAAGCGGTAATAGAGGGTGCTAAAGTGCTCATAGAACTAAATGCAAAGCGTGATGCGTCCTGTTTTCTTGAAAAAGCTAATTTGGAAACCGCTTCAAAAGAGGAACTAAGTGTGATAAACTCTCTCAGAAGGGAACTACCTAAATGTGAGGTGAGGTAA
- a CDS encoding MotA/TolQ/ExbB proton channel family protein has product MDTLFSLLEKGGFAVYVLVFLSLVSWALIVERLFNLRFGSMLSKSVKDVRSLLASGDVEGALKLLSLDNSPASQILYRLLEEYKEGKADKRILMSDLSFEVSLLAPKVEKNLALLSTIASVSPLIGLFGTITGLIKVFSAFAVAQTEQGVALLATGISEALISAATGLAVAIPALLAYWIFRIMGNSILDRIEQELTETLRVLK; this is encoded by the coding sequence ATGGACACTCTCTTTAGCTTGCTTGAAAAAGGAGGATTTGCAGTTTATGTGCTTGTTTTTCTTTCCCTCGTCTCTTGGGCACTCATTGTAGAACGGCTTTTTAACCTTAGGTTTGGGAGTATGCTGTCCAAATCCGTCAAAGATGTAAGATCCCTGCTTGCAAGTGGAGATGTAGAAGGTGCTCTAAAGCTACTCTCTTTGGATAACTCACCCGCAAGCCAAATACTCTATCGTTTGCTGGAAGAGTACAAAGAAGGTAAGGCGGACAAAAGAATACTCATGTCGGATCTTAGCTTTGAGGTTTCTCTACTTGCTCCCAAGGTGGAAAAGAACCTCGCCTTGCTCTCTACCATAGCGAGCGTTTCTCCTCTTATAGGTCTGTTTGGTACTATAACAGGTCTTATAAAGGTATTTTCCGCTTTTGCAGTTGCACAGACAGAGCAAGGTGTAGCTCTTTTAGCTACGGGTATCAGTGAAGCGCTCATATCTGCAGCCACAGGTCTTGCGGTTGCGATACCTGCGTTGCTCGCTTACTGGATCTTTAGGATAATGGGCAACAGCATTCTTGACAGGATAGAACAAGAGCTTACAGAAACCCTGAGGGTCCTCAAATGA
- a CDS encoding sulfurtransferase TusA family protein has protein sequence MNSLGEQYQAKTLDLSGLMCPLPVVMTSEHIKRLSEGDVLTVISTDPGFELDIRNWCMQTGNEILSIKKEDNRVIVQIRKSSVGAEPSLWYWIKFHALGVKLHIRHILMQLNPFTKKPDHFITFSAISEGTRAEKFLKGRAKLIPIPDEIDPRCGVVMAIRGYQKAKSIYDELLKSGFGVEAIYKKEGKSYRRVYP, from the coding sequence ATGAATAGCCTTGGAGAACAATACCAAGCAAAGACTCTTGATCTTTCTGGCCTTATGTGTCCCCTACCTGTAGTAATGACCTCAGAGCATATAAAAAGACTGAGCGAAGGAGATGTGCTCACTGTAATTTCTACAGACCCTGGTTTTGAACTGGACATAAGAAACTGGTGTATGCAAACGGGCAACGAGATTTTAAGTATCAAAAAGGAAGATAACAGAGTGATAGTTCAGATAAGAAAGAGCTCTGTTGGAGCTGAACCATCCCTTTGGTATTGGATAAAGTTTCATGCCTTGGGTGTAAAATTACACATAAGGCACATACTCATGCAATTGAATCCTTTCACAAAAAAACCTGACCATTTTATAACCTTTAGTGCCATATCTGAAGGTACAAGAGCGGAGAAATTCCTTAAAGGTAGAGCAAAACTCATACCTATACCCGACGAAATAGACCCTCGGTGTGGTGTGGTAATGGCTATTAGAGGCTACCAAAAGGCAAAGAGTATATATGATGAACTTCTCAAAAGCGGTTTTGGTGTTGAAGCCATATATAAAAAGGAAGGAAAATCTTACAGGAGAGTTTATCCTTAA
- a CDS encoding pyridoxal-phosphate-dependent aminotransferase family protein — MYQERLFTPGPVEIPDRVREVLGRQIIHHRTDEFRQVFLEVRELIKRLLEDPSDNFVLFSSSGTGAMESAILNFFEEGQKVLVVNGGKFGERWLLLAKHWKLNVIEYSVEWGKSADPERIRDFLKEHPDCMGVLLQISETSTGSYHPVEEIAQVCKESDALLVADAITALGVYHIRPSVGIDVLVGGSQKAFMLPPGLSLLWFSQKAQDRLKDRAFYFSVRKELNKQKEGQTAWTPAISLILGLKESLSMLLEEGMDKVEKRYRAISEGTRRAIRKLGLDIFPEIPSISLTAVKSQDAEKIRKELLKHRIRVAGGQDHLKGKIFRISHMGVSDKDGLMLIGVLEVVLKKLGYSVQLGSAVAEYSQALMESGLW; from the coding sequence ATGTATCAAGAAAGGCTCTTCACACCCGGACCCGTTGAGATCCCAGACAGGGTAAGAGAAGTCCTAGGCAGGCAGATAATTCATCACAGGACAGATGAGTTCAGACAGGTATTTTTGGAGGTAAGGGAGCTTATAAAAAGGCTACTGGAAGACCCTTCTGACAATTTTGTGCTTTTTTCCTCTTCTGGCACAGGCGCTATGGAATCCGCAATTTTGAATTTCTTTGAAGAGGGGCAGAAGGTTTTAGTAGTCAACGGTGGGAAGTTTGGCGAAAGGTGGCTTCTGCTTGCCAAACATTGGAAGTTAAATGTTATAGAGTACAGTGTAGAATGGGGAAAATCTGCAGACCCAGAACGGATTAGGGACTTTCTTAAGGAACATCCTGACTGTATGGGAGTCTTGCTTCAGATATCTGAAACCTCTACAGGTAGCTACCATCCCGTGGAGGAAATAGCACAGGTATGTAAAGAGAGCGATGCCCTTTTGGTTGCGGACGCTATAACTGCGCTGGGTGTGTATCATATAAGACCTTCTGTAGGTATTGATGTGCTGGTGGGTGGTTCTCAAAAGGCTTTCATGCTACCTCCAGGACTTTCCCTTTTGTGGTTTTCTCAGAAAGCTCAGGATAGGTTAAAAGATAGAGCCTTTTATTTTAGTGTAAGGAAAGAGCTAAACAAACAGAAAGAAGGTCAAACTGCATGGACACCAGCCATAAGTCTCATACTGGGGTTAAAGGAATCTCTTTCCATGCTTTTGGAAGAGGGTATGGACAAAGTGGAGAAGCGCTACAGGGCTATATCAGAAGGCACAAGAAGAGCTATAAGGAAGTTGGGTCTTGATATCTTCCCAGAAATACCTTCCATATCCCTAACAGCAGTAAAAAGCCAAGATGCGGAAAAGATACGCAAAGAGCTTCTAAAGCATCGCATAAGGGTAGCAGGCGGTCAGGATCATCTCAAAGGGAAGATATTCAGGATATCTCACATGGGTGTGAGCGATAAGGATGGGCTTATGCTTATAGGTGTTTTGGAAGTGGTGCTAAAAAAACTGGGCTACAGCGTGCAGTTGGGTAGTGCTGTAGCTGAGTACTCGCAGGCTTTAATGGAATCTGGACTATGGTAA
- the trpC gene encoding indole-3-glycerol phosphate synthase TrpC gives MGFLESILERKKEEVKRAKERRSDFPKRKDVLPFESAMRVEGTKIIAEIKKASPSEGKIREVSVVHQAKIYESAGAIAVSVLTDQTYFNGSLEDLYQVRQTIRLPLLRKDFIIDPVQIEEAQAFGADAVLLIARILDFSLLKDLIDYAYELSLTPLVEVFSLQEGERAIKAGAKVIGINNRDLDTLKVDMNLSKRLAPQIRSMGASYIIAESGISQREHVVELESLGVDAFLIGTTLMKSPDPAKKLRELLGYNDNKEVIYEKHSP, from the coding sequence ATGGGCTTTCTTGAAAGCATACTGGAGAGGAAAAAGGAAGAGGTAAAGAGGGCAAAAGAGAGGCGCTCGGATTTTCCAAAAAGAAAGGATGTTCTACCCTTTGAGTCTGCCATGCGCGTGGAAGGTACCAAGATCATAGCGGAAATTAAAAAAGCCTCTCCGTCAGAAGGTAAGATAAGGGAAGTTTCCGTGGTTCATCAGGCAAAGATATACGAGAGTGCAGGTGCCATAGCGGTATCTGTCCTCACAGACCAAACCTACTTTAATGGCTCTCTTGAAGACCTATATCAAGTAAGGCAGACAATAAGACTTCCTTTACTCAGAAAGGACTTTATCATAGACCCTGTGCAGATAGAGGAAGCCCAAGCCTTTGGTGCGGACGCTGTGCTTTTGATCGCACGAATACTTGATTTCTCACTTCTTAAGGATCTTATAGATTACGCCTATGAGCTCTCTTTAACCCCTCTTGTGGAAGTCTTTAGTCTTCAGGAAGGAGAAAGAGCCATCAAGGCGGGTGCAAAGGTCATAGGTATAAACAATAGGGACCTGGACACCCTCAAGGTGGATATGAACCTATCCAAAAGGCTTGCACCCCAGATAAGAAGCATGGGAGCAAGTTATATAATTGCGGAAAGTGGTATAAGTCAAAGAGAGCATGTGGTTGAGCTTGAGAGCTTAGGTGTTGATGCCTTTCTGATAGGCACAACTCTTATGAAAAGTCCAGACCCAGCAAAAAAGCTAAGAGAACTTTTGGGTTATAATGATAATAAGGAGGTAATCTATGAAAAACACTCCCCTTGA
- a CDS encoding phosphoglycerate kinase, with the protein MVLRKKKLRDINVSGKRVLVRVDFNVPIDQQGNIEDDTRIRASLPTIEYLLDAKAKVILMSHLGRPKGKDQKYSLLPVAKRLSRYLNKDVIMAEDCVGPGVKALVDKMKEGDVVLLENLRFHKEEEENDEGFARELASLGEVYVSDAFGTCHRKHASVYTVPKILKPAVMGFLLEKEISYFEKAMVNPQRPVVALLGGVKVSSKIGIIKNLLKRVDKIFVGGAMAFTFIKAMGYEVGSSIVEESYLQTARDIMEIAKKLGVKFYLPVDFVLGKELSERTPTKLVPWQEIPQGWMGLDIGPVSVSLLREIISDAQTIIWNGPMGAFELDRFEDGTYETAKMLANSSALTIAGGGDTDHAIHRAGVYNSIDFVSTGGGAFLELLEGNTLPCIEVLDNLED; encoded by the coding sequence ATGGTGCTCAGAAAGAAGAAACTAAGGGATATAAATGTTTCTGGTAAAAGGGTACTTGTCAGGGTTGATTTTAATGTACCTATAGACCAGCAGGGGAATATAGAGGATGATACGAGAATAAGGGCATCTCTCCCTACTATTGAGTATCTGCTGGATGCAAAAGCTAAGGTCATACTTATGTCGCATCTGGGAAGACCTAAGGGGAAAGACCAGAAGTACAGCTTACTTCCTGTTGCCAAAAGGCTCTCAAGATACTTAAACAAGGATGTGATAATGGCTGAGGACTGCGTGGGTCCTGGTGTGAAGGCATTAGTGGATAAGATGAAGGAAGGAGATGTTGTGCTCCTTGAAAATCTAAGGTTTCATAAAGAGGAAGAGGAAAACGACGAGGGCTTTGCGAGAGAACTTGCAAGTTTAGGAGAGGTTTATGTAAGTGATGCCTTTGGTACATGCCACAGAAAGCATGCTTCTGTTTATACAGTACCTAAAATTCTCAAGCCTGCAGTTATGGGTTTTCTCCTTGAGAAGGAAATATCCTACTTTGAAAAAGCCATGGTAAATCCCCAAAGGCCTGTGGTTGCCTTGCTGGGAGGTGTGAAGGTATCTTCTAAGATAGGTATAATAAAGAACCTGCTCAAAAGGGTGGACAAGATATTTGTAGGTGGTGCCATGGCTTTTACCTTCATAAAGGCTATGGGATACGAGGTGGGAAGTTCTATAGTGGAAGAAAGCTATTTACAGACCGCAAGAGACATAATGGAGATTGCCAAAAAGCTGGGAGTAAAATTTTATCTTCCTGTGGACTTTGTGCTGGGTAAGGAGCTCTCCGAGAGAACTCCCACAAAGCTTGTGCCTTGGCAGGAAATACCCCAAGGATGGATGGGGCTTGATATAGGTCCAGTATCCGTATCTCTGCTTAGAGAAATAATTTCTGACGCTCAGACCATAATATGGAACGGTCCTATGGGTGCTTTTGAGCTTGACAGATTTGAAGATGGCACTTATGAGACTGCCAAGATGCTGGCTAATTCTTCCGCTCTTACCATTGCAGGTGGTGGAGATACAGATCACGCCATACACAGAGCTGGGGTGTATAACTCCATAGATTTTGTCTCAACAGGTGGTGGTGCCTTTTTGGAACTTCTTGAAGGTAATACTCTTCCGTGCATAGAGGTACTTGACAATTTGGAGGACTAA
- a CDS encoding DMT family transporter, producing the protein MLNYFILMLGLLLAFLSSFFWATNDLITKKLIHKGFDEYLLLWVRFPVASLLLLPLGVLFWDLDAFVLLSTFLWLPVEVVAGVFFIKALKYAPLSVAMSFYSFMPFFSALFGFLLLRETPNFLGLIGMLLMMVGTLFLTGFSPTEFFRKNVGSLYMIISTSLFGFNTVFGKMVVINSNPFFFSWYYTFCMSFGTLLLVDRHHIIRGENYKDKRFIVLGVFFALGTLLYNSALLYAPVSYVAAMERVSLLLSMVYSRIFLGEAVSHLLPGAFFMLIGSLLLSMSF; encoded by the coding sequence ATGTTAAACTATTTTATCTTAATGCTGGGTCTTTTGCTTGCTTTCTTGTCTTCTTTCTTTTGGGCTACTAACGACCTCATCACTAAAAAGCTCATACATAAGGGTTTTGACGAATACCTACTGCTATGGGTAAGGTTTCCCGTGGCTTCCTTACTTTTACTGCCCCTTGGTGTGCTTTTTTGGGATTTAGATGCCTTTGTTTTACTCAGCACTTTTCTTTGGCTTCCTGTGGAGGTTGTGGCAGGCGTGTTTTTTATAAAGGCACTAAAGTACGCTCCTCTTTCTGTAGCTATGTCCTTTTATTCTTTCATGCCCTTCTTTTCTGCCCTCTTTGGCTTCCTACTCTTGAGAGAAACTCCAAACTTTTTGGGACTTATCGGTATGCTTCTTATGATGGTGGGAACTCTGTTTTTGACGGGTTTTTCCCCTACAGAGTTTTTTAGGAAAAATGTAGGCAGTCTTTACATGATCATCTCTACATCGCTTTTTGGTTTTAATACGGTTTTTGGTAAGATGGTGGTTATAAACAGCAACCCCTTCTTTTTCAGCTGGTACTACACCTTTTGTATGTCTTTTGGTACTCTACTTTTGGTAGATAGGCACCATATAATCAGAGGAGAGAATTACAAGGACAAAAGATTTATTGTCTTAGGTGTATTTTTTGCTTTGGGCACTTTACTTTATAACTCAGCCCTTCTTTACGCCCCTGTATCTTATGTGGCAGCCATGGAGAGAGTTTCCCTACTTCTTAGCATGGTTTATTCCAGGATTTTTTTGGGTGAGGCTGTTAGTCATTTGCTCCCGGGCGCTTTCTTTATGCTTATAGGTTCATTGCTTCTGAGTATGAGTTTCTAA
- the pspA gene encoding phosphoserine phosphatase PspA: MVKLILVRHAESEWNPVGRYQGLLDPDLSERGKRQAKLLAQELSKERVDTIYSSPLKRTYATALEIAKVKGLDVIKEDRIIEIDHGVWSGMLVEEVMGKYPEDFTRWIEEPHKVEFPGGESLRSVFSRVKEFLDDVKEKHRDKTVVVVSHTVPIRAMYCALLGIDLSKFWSFGCDNASYSVVHMEEHRNVILKLNITCHLGDLYVEAHKAI, translated from the coding sequence ATGGTAAAGTTGATCCTTGTGCGCCATGCAGAAAGTGAGTGGAATCCTGTAGGAAGGTATCAGGGACTTCTTGACCCAGACCTATCTGAGAGAGGAAAACGGCAAGCTAAACTCCTTGCCCAAGAACTTTCAAAAGAACGCGTAGACACCATCTACTCTTCACCTCTGAAAAGAACATACGCAACCGCTTTGGAGATAGCCAAAGTAAAGGGTCTTGATGTTATAAAAGAGGATAGAATAATAGAGATAGACCACGGTGTTTGGTCTGGCATGCTCGTGGAAGAAGTTATGGGAAAGTACCCGGAGGATTTCACAAGGTGGATTGAAGAGCCTCATAAGGTGGAGTTTCCCGGAGGGGAAAGTCTCAGATCGGTTTTCAGTAGGGTAAAGGAATTTCTTGATGATGTAAAAGAAAAGCACAGAGACAAGACGGTGGTTGTGGTATCTCATACAGTTCCTATACGCGCTATGTACTGTGCCCTTTTAGGTATAGATCTGTCTAAGTTTTGGAGCTTTGGCTGTGATAACGCAAGCTACTCGGTGGTGCACATGGAAGAGCACAGGAATGTTATACTAAAGCTTAACATCACATGCCATTTGGGGGACCTTTATGTGGAAGCTCATAAGGCTATTTAG